One stretch of Corynebacterium imitans DNA includes these proteins:
- a CDS encoding HNH endonuclease signature motif containing protein: MTITTASPPAHFRTQRPDDLISSAGQAVRDAHFAVFSPYIDTEIEDFDMRVTQIQQATAWSKGFVERGILAFATLGLLPRLQALHRASRLLDMSHLVAIERVLAELGEEVDPEALSLIDDALTSLFTPTRTNQHMPQRHTVTRRIRELIRQIDPERAYDQKRRKQRERSRSQEQVSFDAFLLDGVEQSIVQLNTNELSAARCRKSIMAAAREHKVTLAEAMIKLLTGEVTPTNAPVLHCYAPKGREPGDPVQFPGHGWTGPEATTALDEWIAKTGAKVLDMDEAANASTPSYSPTAEMRDYVTARDGTCVYPGCTAPAHSCQLDHRIPFDEGGETTPGNLFPLCQHHHNLKTDKRASYVPDPVTGDIIWLFSDGTYEINEPDGLLGRQVTPTNPRWRSSLASVRANRARTAEFNAKGHAILDDFDRDQDLTEAKARIAALEDEYGMTFQPKDVLPAYDPSSYVERALAELLPA, translated from the coding sequence ATGACCATCACAACCGCAAGCCCACCAGCCCATTTTCGTACCCAACGACCCGACGACCTAATAAGTTCCGCAGGCCAAGCCGTCCGAGACGCACATTTCGCCGTATTTTCCCCGTACATCGACACCGAGATCGAAGACTTCGACATGCGCGTGACCCAAATCCAGCAGGCCACCGCGTGGTCGAAAGGCTTCGTCGAGCGCGGCATCCTCGCCTTCGCCACGCTGGGCCTCCTCCCGCGCCTGCAAGCCCTCCACCGCGCCTCCCGCCTGCTCGACATGTCGCACCTCGTCGCCATCGAGCGGGTCCTCGCCGAGCTCGGAGAAGAGGTAGACCCCGAAGCGCTCTCGCTTATCGACGATGCGTTGACCTCCCTTTTCACCCCCACCCGCACCAACCAGCACATGCCCCAACGCCACACGGTGACCCGCCGCATCCGGGAGCTGATCCGCCAGATCGACCCCGAGCGCGCCTACGACCAAAAGCGGCGCAAGCAGCGCGAACGCTCCCGCTCGCAAGAGCAGGTGAGCTTCGATGCCTTCCTGTTGGACGGCGTCGAACAGTCCATCGTGCAACTGAACACAAACGAGCTCAGCGCCGCCCGGTGCCGAAAGAGCATCATGGCGGCGGCGCGCGAGCACAAGGTGACGCTGGCCGAAGCCATGATCAAGCTGCTTACCGGCGAGGTCACCCCCACGAATGCGCCAGTCCTGCACTGCTACGCGCCGAAGGGTCGCGAGCCGGGTGATCCAGTGCAGTTCCCCGGGCACGGGTGGACGGGGCCGGAAGCGACGACAGCTCTCGACGAGTGGATTGCCAAGACCGGGGCGAAAGTGCTGGACATGGACGAGGCCGCAAACGCCTCCACGCCCAGCTACAGCCCAACTGCCGAGATGCGCGACTACGTCACCGCCCGCGACGGCACGTGCGTCTACCCCGGCTGCACCGCGCCGGCGCACTCCTGCCAGCTGGACCACCGCATCCCCTTCGACGAGGGCGGCGAGACCACCCCGGGCAACCTGTTCCCGCTGTGCCAGCACCACCACAATCTGAAGACGGATAAGCGGGCGAGCTACGTCCCCGACCCGGTCACCGGCGACATCATCTGGCTGTTTTCCGACGGCACCTACGAGATCAACGAGCCGGACGGGCTCCTTGGCCGACAGGTCACTCCGACCAATCCCCGGTGGCGCTCCAGCCTCGCCAGCGTGCGCGCAAACCGTGCGCGGACGGCGGAGTTCAACGCCAAGGGCCACGCCATCCTCGACGACTTCGACCGAGACCAGGACCTGACGGAGGCGAAGGCACGCATCGCCGCACTAGAGGACGAGTACGGCATGACTTTCCAGCCCAAAGACGTCCTTCCCGCCTACGATCCGTCCAGCTACGTCGAGCGAGCGCTCGCGGAACTCCTCCCCGCCTAG
- a CDS encoding sugar O-acetyltransferase produces MTNTWYKPETLPDHQPGWALLREFNALHNTDPQRARELLSEIFPSSEVPEIWAPLHLEYGANTHFGPGCFMNFNCTILDIADVTIGAGTLFGPGCQLITVEHPLAPDDRAAGWERAKPIVIGENCWFGAGAMVMPGVRIGDRCVVAAGAVVTKDLPADSLAAGVPAVVKRNTTKHEN; encoded by the coding sequence ATGACGAACACTTGGTATAAGCCGGAAACACTCCCCGACCACCAGCCAGGCTGGGCGCTGCTTCGCGAGTTCAACGCACTCCACAACACCGACCCACAACGCGCCCGGGAACTTTTGTCCGAAATCTTCCCATCCAGCGAGGTGCCCGAGATCTGGGCCCCACTCCACCTGGAATACGGCGCGAACACGCACTTCGGGCCAGGCTGTTTCATGAACTTCAACTGCACCATCCTCGACATCGCGGACGTCACCATCGGCGCGGGTACCCTCTTCGGCCCCGGCTGCCAGCTCATTACGGTGGAGCACCCGCTCGCCCCCGACGATCGCGCCGCTGGCTGGGAGCGCGCGAAACCCATTGTTATCGGCGAAAACTGCTGGTTCGGGGCTGGCGCGATGGTGATGCCGGGCGTGCGCATCGGCGACCGATGCGTGGTCGCGGCGGGGGCGGTCGTGACGAAGGACCTTCCCGCCGACTCTCTCGCCGCAGGCGTGCCCGCTGTGGTTAAACGGAACACAACAAAGCACGAGAATTAG
- a CDS encoding LysE family translocator: MFLLLATWIAAIASPGPDLFQLIRVGTKDRRAGVLCALGIMVGNTFWIVASIAGLSALVTAFPQVLAVLQLVGGAYLGWMGLSAIRNASNPDVSAAASVRKPFRLGLATNLSNPKAILFFGAIFAQFNAGALEAVLLIVTGVAWFVGFALLAAKLGGVMKTYGSVVDRVTGAIFVALAVWMILSGARTILLS; encoded by the coding sequence ATGTTTTTACTACTCGCCACGTGGATCGCGGCGATTGCGAGCCCGGGCCCGGACCTCTTCCAGCTCATCCGCGTAGGCACGAAGGACCGGCGCGCCGGGGTGCTGTGCGCGCTGGGGATCATGGTGGGCAACACCTTCTGGATTGTGGCGTCGATCGCTGGGCTGAGTGCGCTGGTCACTGCGTTCCCGCAGGTCCTCGCAGTGCTGCAGCTGGTTGGCGGCGCGTACCTCGGATGGATGGGGCTGAGTGCGATCCGCAACGCGAGTAACCCGGACGTGTCGGCGGCGGCGAGCGTGCGCAAGCCCTTTCGCCTCGGCTTGGCGACGAACCTTTCCAACCCGAAAGCCATTCTCTTCTTCGGCGCGATCTTCGCCCAGTTCAACGCTGGCGCACTCGAAGCGGTCCTCCTGATCGTGACGGGAGTGGCCTGGTTCGTGGGGTTCGCACTTTTGGCCGCAAAGTTGGGCGGGGTCATGAAAACCTATGGCAGCGTGGTGGACAGAGTGACCGGCGCGATCTTTGTGGCACTAGCAGTGTGGATGATTCTCAGCGGCGCACGAACCATCTTGTTATCCTAA
- a CDS encoding SDR family oxidoreductase, which translates to MTAQKVAVVTGGSAGIGAAAARALAKDGWHVVVAARRLDKCEEIAKEIGGVAAELDVTDQVSVDKLAAQLERVDLVVNNAGGAKELDFLRDASDADWEWMFDTNVMGTMRVTRALYPQLKASQGLVINIGSVAGTDAYKGGSGYNAAKYGLRGITRAFRREEAEQNIRVTEIDPGRVKTEFSLNRFKGDEEKAAAVYDGKLNLSAEDIAEAIRWVASLPPHVNIDSLNIMPTDQAER; encoded by the coding sequence ATGACAGCCCAAAAAGTAGCAGTAGTCACTGGCGGATCAGCGGGTATTGGCGCGGCGGCAGCCCGGGCTTTGGCAAAGGACGGCTGGCACGTCGTCGTCGCGGCGCGGCGCCTCGACAAGTGCGAGGAGATCGCAAAGGAGATTGGCGGGGTTGCGGCCGAATTGGATGTGACGGATCAGGTGAGCGTCGACAAGCTTGCGGCCCAGCTTGAGCGAGTCGACCTGGTGGTCAACAATGCGGGCGGCGCGAAAGAGCTGGACTTCCTGCGCGACGCGTCTGATGCGGACTGGGAGTGGATGTTCGACACGAACGTGATGGGCACGATGCGGGTCACGCGCGCGCTGTATCCGCAGCTCAAGGCGTCGCAGGGCCTGGTGATCAACATCGGTTCGGTCGCGGGGACGGACGCGTACAAGGGCGGGTCCGGCTACAACGCGGCGAAGTACGGGCTGCGTGGCATCACGCGTGCTTTCCGCCGCGAGGAGGCCGAGCAAAACATCCGCGTTACCGAGATCGACCCGGGCCGCGTGAAGACGGAGTTCTCGCTCAACCGCTTCAAGGGCGACGAGGAGAAGGCGGCTGCGGTCTACGACGGCAAGCTCAACCTCAGTGCAGAGGATATTGCAGAAGCGATCCGCTGGGTGGCGAGTCTGCCGCCGCACGTGAACATCGACAGCCTGAACATCATGCCGACTGACCAGGCCGAGCGTTAG
- a CDS encoding heavy metal-binding domain-containing protein: MILTMTPNVEGRQITEYMRVIGGETIIGLAMFRDFAGRVQSQEGEVIQARDSALNELWNRAQQMGADAVVSVDVQYDALGADNGLLMVTATGTAVKLA; encoded by the coding sequence ATGATTCTGACTATGACCCCGAACGTCGAAGGCCGCCAGATCACCGAGTACATGCGCGTGATCGGCGGCGAAACCATCATCGGCCTCGCCATGTTCCGCGACTTCGCAGGCCGCGTCCAGTCGCAGGAGGGCGAGGTCATCCAGGCGCGCGACTCCGCGCTCAACGAGCTGTGGAACCGCGCCCAGCAGATGGGCGCCGACGCCGTGGTCTCCGTCGACGTGCAGTACGACGCCCTCGGCGCGGACAACGGCCTGCTCATGGTCACCGCCACCGGCACGGCAGTGAAGTTGGCGTAA
- a CDS encoding RNA-binding S4 domain-containing protein gives MDVAISGDSIRLGQFLKLANLVESGGHAKEVIAAGEVQVNGEVVTSRGFSLVDADVVDLAGTSATVVTGAEDAEDQDYFDERTANDDFDPEKWRNLP, from the coding sequence ATGGACGTCGCAATTTCCGGGGACTCGATCCGACTCGGCCAATTCCTCAAGCTCGCTAACCTCGTCGAGTCCGGCGGGCACGCAAAAGAAGTCATCGCGGCCGGCGAGGTGCAGGTCAACGGCGAGGTTGTCACCTCGCGGGGCTTCTCGCTTGTCGACGCCGACGTGGTCGACCTCGCCGGCACCTCCGCCACCGTCGTCACTGGCGCTGAAGACGCTGAAGACCAAGACTACTTCGACGAACGCACCGCCAACGACGACTTCGACCCCGAAAAGTGGCGCAACCTGCCCTAA